In Trachemys scripta elegans isolate TJP31775 chromosome 10, CAS_Tse_1.0, whole genome shotgun sequence, the sequence ggattttggagtctctggccaggagggattttataatactgtacacaggggagctgttacccttccctttatagttatgacagtaggGTTCAGGTTAGGATTTGAGCTCAGCTGCTCTTATGGACAGGGCACTGAGGAGACTTTACAGCTCTGCACTCATGGTGAGTTGTTCCATGGAGAAGGACCTGCTGGGTGGTGACTATGTGAGGAGGACCTACAAGGACTTGATGatcagggagaaagagagagagctggagaagCTGCATTACTGAGCCTTTCTCCCAGGGAATTCTGAACACAGTCCAGAATGGCTCTGTCTATGGTGAGGGGCAGGcagcaccccagccctgccagaaGGATGAACCGAGTCCTGCAGTCTTTTTATTGTTAGAAAATGAATTGCAAATCTATTAAGAAGAGGAAATGAGTTATTTTAAACAAGAATCAAAGATTCAGCTCTTCAGTCTTGTGACAGTTCTTTGGGGATTTCCAGCCCAAGTCCCCAGTTCAAAGGCTGTCCAGGATTCTGGTTCTAGGGAAGCCAGAGCATGTGGGGTAAAGTCTGACAAATcatcaccccctccctgctcatcGCAACCCCCTTCTCTCCCATGCTTGCTGGGCTATTCAGCTGAGTAGTCACACTATGGCAGCATTTGCCCTCCAGAGCAGTTCTGAGGGGCTAAAAAAAGCACACACATCTGCAGAGGCTCCAACGATATTGTCCAGGCTGTAAACCCCAGCTGCAGCTGAGCTCTTGACTCATTCTAGGCATCCCTCAGGTTTGTTCTGCCCTTTTTGCCGTACAGTCTTGATGTCATAGGCCCAGCTTCTGTTTATACCCCCTCCAACACTGGTGGTTGGCATCCAGGTGGGAAAGGGGAAGCGTCCAGCCACCACCCGGGCCTCATCTGGCAGTTCTGCAAGCAGCTTTGTCTCTAGGAGAGGTAGctaatggggaggaggaaggggaagctgtTACTCACAGTCACTGGTATCACAAGGAGGGGAAAAAgttgtgtgtgttgtgttctAGAGACTTTTTGCAGGTTTGCCATTGGTTAGCAGAGTTGTCATTTTGATTATTAATATTGATATTGAAGTAGCATCCAGTGGCCCCAGTCAGGATCCGGACCCCATTATGGTGAGCATGGTACAAACGCATTTATAGATGAAGCCCCTGctctgaagaacttacaatccaGGACACATTCATGGAGCTTGGCTTTatgttcaaaaattaatttgatcTCAACAGTAAACAGTAATGGCCCAGAAGGGGGCTGGCTCCATGGAGATGAGAAGTAAACACCCAAACCAAGCCAAGGACACCAATGCCAGCAAGATCTACAGTACAGATCCGTTTACGTGAGGATGGGGGGAGTCAAGCCGTCACAACTGCGTGTTAACGGACCGCGGGTTAAGAAATATCTtaagatatctatatatacatatgtataatTATCTAGGATTACATACGTATTCAGTGTCCTAAATACCGAAGGCCTATCTGTTAACGGTgctttgcaagaatataaattcaaatgtgtaatctaataaaaatattattactaCTAAACAGGGGTGAAAGAAACTCAGGACACTTACCGGTACACGGTGGGGgtggctctggcccccagaagaggcagggctaggggtcagcatcccccagccagcccttccaggccacCTGGTCCGTGCTGCCCGGGGTTCCCATTGTGATTTAAAGGGCGGCatccggagccccaggcccttttaaattgctgaccccagggcagctgctccctttgcccccctgCCCATCAGCAGCcgagggggggcaaaaggggcagggaccttaaagcgctgcagggtcctttgctgcagcagcgctttaacgttgctgcgcCCAGCCACCCTCATCGGCGGCCCAGCGCTGCTGCAGCAAAGGACTGTCCTTAAAGCActgcagcactttaatgtccctgccctttTTGCCTCTCCtgttggcggggggagggggagaaggggcagcaacattaaagcgtTTAAGGATGGTCCtatgccgcggcagtgctttgaggatccttaaagcactgctgcagcaaaggaccatccttaaagcgctaccatggcagcgctttaacgttgctgcccctccctgcctcccccctgtcGGCGGTAAAGACATACAACACGTTTCCCCTCCGCACTTCTTGTCGATTTCTATGCcagtgagttagtgagcaaatctgtGCGCTACATAGCAAGATCCTGTACTGCGTGTTAACAAGTCTCGCatgttaaataggtagcactgggaggcatggcgCTACCATGCGTTAAGCCGGATTCACGCgtaaacgggtctgtactgtatTCTTTGGTGCTAATATCCACAGAGCAATAAATAATACCTTCATAGAAACTTATCTCGGCACTACCTGGGATGGAGTTCAGTAGGCCCCTGTTGCAAGACACAGTGGCCCCCTGTTGGACGACTTCTAAGTATTGGCAGTCTATCACAATAAGAAGGGCTTATGCTAACCCTCTTTATCTCTGAACTGAGGCCAGATCTGCAGATGCACTGAGCACTTGCTACACCCATTGAAACAAGCAGGAGGCGCAAGTGTTCAGCACCCCAACATGTTTAGGAATTTTGAATCACAAAATGCAAACTCTGCTGTATCCGTCCCTACAGCTACACAGTGCTCAATGCATTCACCTACCTCCGTAGTCACAGTGCTGGCTGGGGATATAGTAAGAGTGTACACCCAGCACACATGGGCAGTTTCTCAGCAGATCCAACATTTGGGCTATCCCCACTCAAGGAAAACCCCCACTGATGGGGCCATTAGCAGGTGTCCACAGCAGCCTTGTTAAGGCAGATGCACTAGGATTTCGTTGGTTATGTGAAACATATATAGTTCTAGTGCCATTTTCTTAAGGGTTTTTTGCCAACATTCAGGATGATCCCTTTACTCGAGTATCCTCCCTTCTCATTGATTTGCCCAACAAAGTAGGAAATTGGCAACCAGCCCTTCACCCTTAACCAACTGTACCAGCCTCTAGAGAGTGCTTGGACTTACCACACTGGGAGCTAGGAAGATAGAGATGTTGTTGCAGTCAGACAGGTTTACCTTTAAGAAGATAAAGTCAGTCATGGAGAGAGAAATAACAGGCTGAAGGTTCAGTGCAATATGTGCTGGGGAAAGAGGATCTTAGTGGACTCTTAAATCTATGTATAAGGGTCAAACATCACTTGTTGACATACAGGAAGTTATTCTAAAGCCCAAAGAGGTCAATAATACTGAGCAAGTGAGATTTTTGGGAGGGGGAGTTGTGCTGTTATCAGGAGGTGCTGCAAAAACACTGTTACTGGACTAGATACAGGTGTGTCTCTGATAACGGATTAAATAAAATCTTAGGGTCCCAAAATGTAGAGATGGGACTGACTTATTAGTTCATAGAGTCCAGTAggtctcaacctatttaccattgtgggggGCATACGTGGCTCTCCGTGTGTTAtgtgagctgcatccacacaatatatatactactgattgggccgcaagcggCCCgtgggttgagaatcactgatctagtcCATCTCTGCCAGTGTTTTCTCCAGCCTAGTTTTAGATGTGTGGAGAGGTTCAGCTTTTGCTAATAGATCTTTAGGAGGCTTGATGCATGTCTAGAGTCCCAGGTATAGACGGGCAATATGAGAGGAACATCTTCAAGCATGCCCTCCTGCTGCACTGAGAAAGGACATTTATGCAAGGTAGGGGGCTCTTTCATTGTCCCTCTTGTAGAGCTTCCCAAGGCTCCAGACCTCAGTGTTTTCAACATCATTTTCAGCTGTGTGTGTTAAAGGCCAGGAGAAGGAAAACAGATGGATGATCCCAGCTAAACACACCTGAGGAACCTACAGAGGTGAATTAACAGTAATTCAATATTATTGGACAGAGAGGGCCAATGTGGCTTTCTTCTCCCTTTTGCCACAGTGCTGCTGATGTAGGAACTGAGGAAAGTTTCTAGCACACAAAGAGTTGGATGATCAAATTATATCTGATCCATAAGGAACAGTTCCAGTgcgggaaaggggaaaaaaacccagtgcCTCTAAGAAGTAGGTTTGGAGGAGAATGCTGACCTTTTGCCCAGTGTGGCTAAAGCCCCGATGTCTATGTTTAGCAGAGGTAGGTCCTTTGATCTTAGAGATAATGTAGTCAGTCAGCCTGAGAAATCCAGAGTCCTGACTCCATCACAAGAAGTTACCTTCCATAGATCTTGCCGTTGGTAGAAAACCTTCCCGTAACACCCAGCCCTCCAGGCGCGATAGTTGGAGAGTTTCAACAGCCAGGGGTTGAGTTCGTAGCCAACAGCTGGTCTGAAGCCTTGTTTATATGCTTCTAATACCTGGAGAGAGGAATTGAAACCAAAATAAACCTCCATGTTTGTTCCTGAAATAATCTCTGGAGCAGTGGCTGTAGATCAGACAGCTTCCAGCTACTCCATTCCCAGCAGCAATCACTGTGGGGAATGGAT encodes:
- the ANTKMT gene encoding adenine nucleotide translocase lysine N-methyltransferase isoform X4 produces the protein MLNTCQVPYVPSSAKQVENVMSLLKGRSGKMVDLGSGDGRIVLEAYKQGFRPAVGYELNPWLLKLSNYRAWRAGCYGKVFYQRQDLWKVNLSDCNNISIFLAPSVLPLLETKLLAELPDEARVVAGRFPFPTWMPTTSVGGGINRSWAYDIKTVRQKGQNKPEGCLE
- the ANTKMT gene encoding adenine nucleotide translocase lysine N-methyltransferase isoform X1 codes for the protein MDPDDIEELAMEFQGKTIGGWGLVQLAAGTGFAAYVMWAGVLMPGFCRVPLKLQVPYVPSSAKQVENVMSLLKGRSGKMVDLGSGDGRIVLEAYKQGFRPAVGYELNPWLLKLSNYRAWRAGCYGKVFYQRQDLWKVNLSDCNNISIFLAPSVLPLLETKLLAELPDEARVVAGRFPFPTWMPTTSVGGGINRSWAYDIKTVRQKGQNKPEGCLE
- the ANTKMT gene encoding adenine nucleotide translocase lysine N-methyltransferase isoform X2, producing MISWLTNKSPSDPGVFTAMDPDDIEELAMEFQGKTIGGWGLVQLAAGTGFAAYVMWAGVLMPGFCRVPLKLQVLEAYKQGFRPAVGYELNPWLLKLSNYRAWRAGCYGKVFYQRQDLWKVNLSDCNNISIFLAPSVLPLLETKLLAELPDEARVVAGRFPFPTWMPTTSVGGGINRSWAYDIKTVRQKGQNKPEGCLE
- the ANTKMT gene encoding adenine nucleotide translocase lysine N-methyltransferase isoform X6 codes for the protein MSLLKGRSGKMVDLGSGDGRIVLEAYKQGFRPAVGYELNPWLLKLSNYRAWRAGCYGKVFYQRQDLWKVNLSDCNNISIFLAPSVLPLLETKLLAELPDEARVVAGRFPFPTWMPTTSVGGGINRSWAYDIKTVRQKGQNKPEGCLE
- the ANTKMT gene encoding adenine nucleotide translocase lysine N-methyltransferase isoform X5, whose amino-acid sequence is MYVSVPYVPSSAKQVENVMSLLKGRSGKMVDLGSGDGRIVLEAYKQGFRPAVGYELNPWLLKLSNYRAWRAGCYGKVFYQRQDLWKVNLSDCNNISIFLAPSVLPLLETKLLAELPDEARVVAGRFPFPTWMPTTSVGGGINRSWAYDIKTVRQKGQNKPEGCLE